A window of Pseudomonadota bacterium genomic DNA:
GTTCAACACCCATTTCCTTTGCCTTGGAAGGATCAGCGCTTGCCTTCTTCTTCAACACGATGCCACCATCGACTGCCGCAACAAGACCGGTGAGATGCAATGTATCGCCCACCAGTTCTGCAAACCCGGCAATGGGTACCTGGCATCCTCCTTCAAGGCGCTGCAGAAAACCGCGCTCAGCATGGACCGCATAGGTGGTTTCCTGATCATTGAGGAATGCCAGGCCATCCAGTAATTCCTGATCAGCAATCCGCAACTCGATTCCCACTGCACCCTGAGCCACTGCCGGCAGCATTTCTTCGGCAGTAAAATACGATCTGGCCCGATGGCTCAAACCCAGACGATTCAATCCGGCCGCAGCAAGGATGATCGCATCATACATCCCTTCATCAAGTTTACGAAGACGCGTATCGAGATTGCCGCGCAGATCCTCGATACGCAGGTCGGGACGGGCGACGGTGAGTTGCGCTCTGCGCCTGAGACTGCTGGTGCCGACTTTTGCACCCTGCGGCAGGTCCTGGAGGGTCTCATATGTATTCGAGATAAATGCATCATGGGGATTTTCACGCTTGGTGACGATGCCGATATGCAGACCATCCGGCAGATCAGAGGGCACGTCTTTCATGCTGTGCACGGCAATGTCTATCTCGCCGCGCAGCATGGCTTCTTCGATTTCTTTGACAAAAAGGCCCTTTCCACCAACCATGGCAAGGGGCACATCAAGAATCTTGTCGCCCTTGGTGATGATCTTGACCAATTCAACAGTGGTGTCCGGGTATTGCGCTTCAATCAGGCTTTTGATCAAGGTACTCTGGGCCAACGCCAGCAGGCTTGCCCGGGTTCCGATCTTAATTGTTTTCTGCATTAATCTATTCCTTCAGGTAAAATTCTAAACTTCTATCTCTAATCAGCGCGATGCACCCTGTAAAGGATTACAGGGGGAGGCAGATGCTGTGCCATGTGATCGCTTACAATCAGCAGGTACTGCAGCTTCCGCCTGCACATCCAGAACATTTGGAAGATGAACCGCCGGAAGATTCACTTGATCTGCCACTTCCTCCGGAACGGTGCGAAAAGGCCGACATCAGCTTTTCCAGGTCTTCACTCTCACATTTGGGGCAGATTGGTTTATCACTGCCCATTACCAGTGTTTCAAACTCTTCGCCGCAGGACCGGCATCTAAAATCATATAAAGGCATTTTCTGATGGCGTCGTAAAAAAAATCGATCTGCTGTGTCGCACCCCAAGGGCACTTCCTGCAGGGCGTCTCGGGTACGAAAAATGCTCGACATACCAAATGTATGCCTCCGCTTCTTCGACACCAATACTCCCCGGAGTCTCACCTGCGGGTCGCTTACCTGCATATCAAATTTTTTACTTAGCCCTCCTTCTTTGGGACTAAGGACTTTTCGAAGTCTACGCTATCTAAAAGTCTGTTTAATTATTGATCCGGCCCAGGACGGCTGCTATTAGCAACGGAATCATCAGTTCATGGTGCCCGGTAATATTAAATCCTTTGCCGCCGGCTGCAGTGGGCCGGTTCACGACGTTGGTCATGGGTCGGTATTGCCTGATAAAATCAAAATTGGCGGTGGTGAAGGTATTCACCTGATGACCATGATTGCGGACCACGGTGAGGGCTTTTAAAAAAACTTCCGGAAGGATAACCGCCGAACCGATATTCAGATACACCCCCTGATCAAGATCAGCCACCATGGTGCAGAATCTCTTGAAATCCTGCATGCTGGTTTTGCCGATTGCCGCACCGTCCGCCGTTGGATGGATGTGTACAATGTCTGTACCCAGCGCCACATGAACGGTTACCGGGATGTTCAGCC
This region includes:
- the hemC gene encoding hydroxymethylbilane synthase; this translates as MQKTIKIGTRASLLALAQSTLIKSLIEAQYPDTTVELVKIITKGDKILDVPLAMVGGKGLFVKEIEEAMLRGEIDIAVHSMKDVPSDLPDGLHIGIVTKRENPHDAFISNTYETLQDLPQGAKVGTSSLRRRAQLTVARPDLRIEDLRGNLDTRLRKLDEGMYDAIILAAAGLNRLGLSHRARSYFTAEEMLPAVAQGAVGIELRIADQELLDGLAFLNDQETTYAVHAERGFLQRLEGGCQVPIAGFAELVGDTLHLTGLVAAVDGGIVLKKKASADPSKAKEMGVELAEALLDLGAKEILSEVYGNDVK
- a CDS encoding zinc ribbon domain-containing protein; translation: MPLYDFRCRSCGEEFETLVMGSDKPICPKCESEDLEKLMSAFSHRSGGSGRSSESSGGSSSKCSGCAGGSCSTC